The following proteins are encoded in a genomic region of Caminicella sporogenes DSM 14501:
- a CDS encoding threonine/serine exporter family protein has protein sequence MLYFKDFIFAFISTVGFSVFFNVPKKSIFYAGITGAVGWTVYLLIKNITQSMTFANFIGAISIGVLGEIFARLDKKPVTTFVIPGIVPLVPGYGIYLSMEKLINQDFYKAVEIGTEAIFIGGAISVGIILVSSVAKVLKKRKLRVGVNK, from the coding sequence ATGCTTTACTTTAAAGATTTTATTTTTGCTTTTATTTCAACTGTCGGATTTTCAGTATTTTTTAATGTTCCTAAAAAATCTATTTTTTATGCAGGAATAACTGGAGCTGTGGGATGGACTGTTTATTTGCTTATTAAAAATATAACTCAATCTATGACCTTTGCAAATTTTATTGGTGCTATTAGTATAGGGGTTTTAGGTGAAATATTTGCAAGATTAGATAAAAAACCAGTAACAACTTTTGTTATTCCGGGTATAGTTCCACTTGTACCGGGCTATGGAATATATCTTTCAATGGAGAAACTTATAAATCAAGATTTTTATAAAGCTGTAGAAATAGGAACAGAAGCAATATTTATAGGAGGAGCTATTTCTGTTGGAATTATTCTAGTCTCTTCAGTGGCTAAAGTATTAAAGAAACGTAAATTAAGAGTAGGAGTGAATAAATAA
- a CDS encoding threonine/serine exporter family protein, translating into MSEKDKKMILRIALYAGEILLKNGAETYRTEDTIKIICKSRNLKYVSSFVTPTGIFISENRFDGITFIKRIKNRTINLSKISKVNNFAREFVNSDMSLDEALEILKEIDQDKKYPIYIRRFFTGIASAFFALLFGAEFVDFVLAFLVSIIGIIVNEKIEKLSETSFLANATSGALISLLAILSKIIGLGENIDMIIVGAIMPLVPGVALTNGLRDFISGELIAGVSRVGEAIIIAISIAVGVGTVLKLWIYMNGGVFNALL; encoded by the coding sequence ATGAGCGAAAAAGATAAAAAAATGATTTTAAGGATAGCTTTATATGCTGGTGAAATATTGCTTAAAAATGGTGCAGAAACTTATAGAACGGAAGATACAATTAAAATAATATGTAAATCTAGAAATTTAAAGTATGTAAGCTCTTTTGTGACACCTACTGGAATATTTATATCTGAGAATAGATTTGATGGGATAACTTTTATAAAAAGAATAAAAAATAGAACGATAAATCTTAGTAAAATATCTAAAGTAAATAATTTTGCAAGAGAATTTGTAAATAGTGATATGAGTTTAGATGAAGCTTTAGAAATTTTAAAAGAAATAGATCAAGATAAAAAATATCCCATTTATATAAGAAGATTTTTTACAGGAATAGCTTCTGCTTTTTTTGCACTGTTATTTGGAGCAGAATTTGTTGATTTTGTTTTAGCTTTTTTAGTATCAATTATTGGAATAATTGTAAATGAAAAAATTGAAAAATTAAGTGAGACATCTTTTTTGGCTAATGCAACTAGTGGTGCTTTAATATCTTTACTTGCAATTTTATCAAAAATTATTGGACTTGGAGAAAATATAGATATGATAATTGTTGGAGCTATAATGCCTCTTGTACCGGGAGTAGCACTTACAAATGGTTTAAGGGATTTTATATCTGGAGAGCTTATTGCAGGAGTATCTAGAGTTGGAGAAGCAATAATAATCGCAATATCAATAGCTGTAGGAGTAGGTACTGTTCTTAAACTTTGGATTTATATGAATGGAGGGGTGTTTAATGCTTTACTTTAA
- a CDS encoding alpha/beta-type small acid-soluble spore protein, translating into MPKGPIEPNAAKALNEMKYEIAHELGIIDDMEKNRKTFNSGSNVLFAGHVGGQMTRRLIEMAEKELVNKNSQNSVKG; encoded by the coding sequence ATGCCTAAAGGACCTATAGAACCTAATGCAGCAAAAGCACTTAATGAAATGAAATATGAAATAGCTCATGAATTAGGTATTATAGATGATATGGAAAAAAATCGAAAAACTTTTAATTCAGGTTCAAATGTCTTATTTGCTGGACATGTTGGAGGTCAAATGACACGAAGACTTATAGAAATGGCTGAAAAAGAGCTTGTAAACAAAAATTCACAAAATAGTGTAAAAGGGTAG
- a CDS encoding 3'-5' exoribonuclease YhaM family protein: MEIKKIIEFQNGDYIEGFFLIKSVEVKTSSNNKNYMDFTLIDNTGEINAKLWECTKEDEEKYLQYQLIKVRGNVIEWQGRLQLKIVKIRHATKEDNLNIEDYVLCAPQNPQYMFDEVVKYIEKIENQDIKKIVESIIYESKDKLLFYPAAKINHHAVRSGLLYHILTMLKSAERLSEVYTHLNTDLLFAGVILHDIAKVDEMEANKLGIVSDYSSEGQLLGHIIQGIKKIDRVATKIGADEEISMLLQHMVLSHHYEPEFGSPKRPMIPEAELLHYLDIIDARMFDMQKAIEGINSGDFSDKIWILHNRKVYNSNLKKG; this comes from the coding sequence ATGGAAATAAAAAAAATAATAGAATTTCAAAATGGAGATTATATAGAAGGATTTTTCTTAATAAAATCTGTAGAAGTTAAAACTTCTAGTAATAATAAAAATTACATGGATTTTACATTGATTGACAATACAGGGGAGATTAATGCAAAATTATGGGAATGTACGAAAGAAGATGAAGAAAAGTATTTACAATACCAACTGATAAAAGTTAGGGGAAATGTAATAGAGTGGCAAGGTCGATTACAGCTTAAAATAGTAAAAATTAGACATGCAACGAAAGAAGATAATCTAAATATTGAAGATTATGTTTTATGTGCACCTCAAAATCCGCAGTATATGTTTGATGAAGTAGTTAAATATATTGAAAAAATAGAAAATCAAGATATAAAGAAGATAGTTGAAAGTATTATTTATGAAAGTAAAGATAAACTTTTATTTTATCCTGCTGCAAAGATAAATCATCATGCAGTTAGAAGTGGACTCTTATACCATATACTTACAATGCTTAAATCAGCTGAAAGATTGAGTGAAGTGTATACTCATCTTAATACTGACTTGTTGTTTGCAGGAGTAATACTTCATGATATAGCAAAGGTTGATGAAATGGAAGCTAATAAACTTGGAATAGTATCGGATTATTCAAGTGAAGGACAACTTTTAGGACATATAATACAGGGAATAAAAAAGATAGATAGAGTAGCAACTAAAATAGGAGCTGATGAAGAAATATCTATGCTTTTACAACATATGGTTCTTTCTCATCACTATGAGCCAGAATTTGGAAGTCCTAAAAGACCAATGATACCAGAGGCAGAATTACTTCATTACTTAGATATAATAGATGCAAGAATGTTTGATATGCAAAAAGCTATAGAAGGAATTAATTCTGGAGATTTTTCAGATAAAATTTGGATACTTCATAACAGAAAAGTTTATAATTCAAATTTAAAAAAAGGGTAG
- the gpmI gene encoding 2,3-bisphosphoglycerate-independent phosphoglycerate mutase: MKKPTVLMILDGFGLNEKSYGNAIKQANTPNLDRYFEKYPNNIIHASGMNVGLPEGQMGNSEVGHLNIGAGRIVYQDFTRISKSIKDGDFFKNEVLLEALENVKKHDSTLHLWGLLSDGGVHSHNTHLYALLQLAKDNGIEKVYVHGFLDGRDVPPSSAVKYIEELEAKMKEIGIGKIATVSGRYYAMDRDKRWERTKLAYDALVLGQGEKANSAIEAVKNSYAQNVVDEFVKPTVIMENNCPIATVLPNDSVIMFNFRPDRARQITRAFVDPEFDGFDRSKGFFPIHYVCMTQYDASMPNVFIAYPPQKLKNTFGEYIANKGLKQLRIAETEKYAHVTFFFNGGVEEPNKNETRILIPSPKVATYDMKPEMSAYEVTERLIEEINKDIYDVIIVNYANPDMVGHTGNLEAAIKAIEVVDECVGKVVDTVLEKDGQILITADHGNSDEMLDEEGNVITAHSTNPVPIILINAAENFSLAEGKLCDIAPTLLHLMGIPKPEEMTGKSLLLEPAYATEEVTA; encoded by the coding sequence ATGAAAAAGCCTACGGTACTTATGATTTTAGACGGATTTGGCTTAAACGAAAAAAGTTATGGCAATGCAATTAAACAAGCTAACACACCAAATCTTGATAGATATTTTGAAAAATATCCTAATAATATAATTCATGCTAGCGGTATGAACGTTGGACTTCCAGAAGGACAAATGGGAAACTCTGAAGTAGGTCATTTGAATATAGGTGCTGGAAGAATCGTTTATCAAGATTTTACTCGTATAAGCAAATCTATAAAAGATGGAGATTTCTTTAAAAATGAAGTCTTACTTGAAGCATTGGAAAATGTAAAAAAACACGATTCAACTCTTCACCTTTGGGGGCTTTTATCTGATGGAGGTGTTCACAGTCACAATACACACCTTTATGCATTATTACAACTTGCAAAGGACAATGGAATTGAAAAAGTATATGTACACGGATTTTTAGACGGTCGTGATGTTCCGCCTTCAAGTGCTGTAAAATATATTGAAGAATTAGAAGCAAAAATGAAAGAAATCGGTATAGGAAAGATTGCAACTGTTTCAGGACGTTACTATGCAATGGACCGCGATAAAAGATGGGAAAGAACTAAACTTGCTTATGATGCACTGGTATTAGGTCAAGGTGAAAAGGCTAATTCAGCCATAGAAGCTGTAAAAAATTCTTATGCTCAAAACGTAGTAGATGAATTTGTAAAGCCAACAGTTATTATGGAAAATAACTGCCCCATTGCAACTGTATTACCTAACGATTCAGTAATCATGTTTAACTTTAGACCAGACAGAGCTAGACAAATTACAAGAGCTTTTGTAGACCCTGAATTTGATGGTTTTGATAGAAGCAAAGGATTTTTCCCTATACATTATGTATGTATGACTCAATATGATGCTTCAATGCCAAATGTCTTCATAGCCTATCCACCACAAAAATTAAAAAATACTTTTGGTGAATATATTGCTAATAAAGGGTTAAAACAACTTAGAATCGCTGAAACTGAAAAATATGCTCATGTTACTTTCTTCTTTAATGGAGGAGTTGAAGAACCTAATAAAAACGAAACAAGAATATTAATCCCTTCACCAAAGGTTGCGACTTATGATATGAAACCTGAAATGAGTGCTTATGAAGTAACTGAAAGACTCATCGAAGAAATTAATAAGGATATATATGATGTAATCATTGTAAACTATGCAAATCCTGATATGGTTGGTCATACTGGAAATCTAGAAGCTGCTATAAAGGCTATAGAAGTTGTAGATGAATGTGTAGGAAAAGTTGTTGATACTGTATTAGAAAAAGATGGACAGATACTTATTACTGCTGACCATGGAAATTCTGATGAAATGCTTGATGAAGAAGGTAATGTCATTACTGCTCATTCTACAAATCCTGTACCTATCATACTTATAAATGCAGCTGAAAATTTTTCACTTGCTGAAGGTAAATTATGTGATATAGCACCAACATTACTTCATTTAATGGGAATTCCTAAACCTGAAGAAATGACAGGTAAATCACTACTACTTGAACCTGCATATGCTACTGAAGAAGTTACTGCATAA
- a CDS encoding YeiH family protein: MNSIKKYIPGIIFVLFIAILSIFVNNLLKDFINLEALTIAIIIGIFYNNTIKTQDIFKEGVNFSLKKLLKIGIVLLGFKLNIYAILKLGPKIITMVIIYVPTALILSIFIGNILKVNKKLSTLIGVGSCICGASAVVALSPCIKADEDDSVIAVSIVSFLGAIGVLIYSAIAASGMNLTAIQYGAWSGLTLHGVAHALAAAFALGDTSGEIGTFVKMTRVLMIVPVSLTLSFFFNKDGNGQKAKFPIYVLYFILAGIINSIGIIPINIIKILTKTSSLLILMAMTAMGLSVNFKNILNKGMKALIAATLLFSILSSISLFSILKVL, translated from the coding sequence ATGAATTCTATCAAGAAATACATACCCGGAATTATTTTTGTCTTATTTATAGCTATTTTATCTATTTTTGTAAATAATTTATTGAAAGATTTTATTAACCTTGAAGCTCTTACCATAGCAATTATTATAGGTATTTTTTATAATAATACTATTAAAACTCAAGATATTTTCAAAGAAGGAGTTAATTTTTCTTTAAAAAAACTACTTAAAATTGGAATTGTACTATTAGGTTTTAAACTAAATATTTATGCAATTTTAAAACTTGGTCCTAAAATAATTACTATGGTAATAATTTATGTTCCAACAGCCTTAATTTTATCAATATTTATAGGAAATATATTAAAAGTAAATAAAAAATTATCTACTTTGATAGGTGTTGGTTCTTGTATTTGTGGTGCATCTGCTGTAGTTGCTTTATCGCCTTGTATAAAAGCTGATGAAGATGATTCAGTAATTGCTGTATCAATAGTTAGCTTTTTAGGTGCAATAGGAGTTTTAATTTATTCAGCTATTGCTGCTAGTGGAATGAATTTAACTGCCATCCAATACGGTGCTTGGTCTGGACTAACTCTTCATGGAGTTGCACATGCTCTAGCTGCTGCATTTGCTTTAGGAGATACTTCAGGTGAAATCGGGACTTTCGTAAAAATGACAAGAGTACTTATGATTGTACCTGTTTCATTGACCTTAAGCTTCTTTTTTAACAAAGATGGTAACGGTCAAAAAGCTAAATTTCCTATTTATGTTTTATATTTCATTTTAGCTGGAATCATTAATTCTATTGGCATAATACCTATAAATATAATTAAAATTTTAACCAAAACAAGCTCTCTATTAATATTAATGGCTATGACTGCCATGGGGCTTTCAGTTAATTTCAAAAATATATTAAATAAAGGTATGAAAGCTTTAATAGCTGCAACTTTGCTCTTTAGTATACTTTCAAGTATAAGTCTTTTTTCAATTTTAAAAGTTTTATAA
- a CDS encoding rhodanese-like domain-containing protein: protein MNKRFKLIALTVVLLLMFGLLSGCSNGKYEKTVDKSNTNLKSEEVKNTINVKELSERLGEKGLVIVDIRSIAEYNGWKLNGEKRGGHIKGAVDFPFSWIFNDEGKRINDDELKNLLKSKGITSDKTILLYDAKGEKVSEMVEILRELGYKKVLYLEGGLLAWALDESLPMDRLANYEKLVYAGWINDLINGKKPETYRGKRYKIFEVSWGKPKDYNKGHIPGAIHLDTNEIEKEPLWNKVSDEDIEKMLLRNGITYDTTVILYGADNMAAARAASIMMYAGVKDVRLLDGGFKAWLDAGFEIETKTNKPTPVKEFGVKVPAKPEYIIDIQKVKSILADKNAVLVSVRSWEEYIGKTKGYSYIKPKGHIAGAVWGHAGSDPYHMEDYRNIDNTMRNFHEIAKNWEEWGITPDKKVVFYCGTGWRASEAFFAAYLMGWKDIAVYDGGWYEWSMDKSNPIEVGEPKNNK, encoded by the coding sequence ATGAACAAGAGATTTAAATTAATTGCTTTAACAGTAGTTTTGTTACTTATGTTTGGTTTGTTAAGCGGATGTAGTAATGGTAAATATGAAAAAACAGTTGACAAGTCTAATACAAATTTAAAATCAGAAGAAGTCAAAAATACTATAAATGTTAAAGAATTATCAGAAAGATTAGGAGAAAAAGGTTTAGTTATAGTAGATATACGTAGTATAGCAGAATATAATGGATGGAAATTAAATGGGGAGAAAAGGGGAGGTCATATTAAAGGAGCAGTAGATTTTCCATTTTCTTGGATTTTTAATGATGAAGGAAAGAGAATAAATGATGATGAATTGAAAAATCTTTTAAAATCAAAAGGGATTACTTCTGATAAAACTATTTTACTTTATGATGCAAAAGGAGAAAAAGTTAGTGAAATGGTTGAGATTTTAAGAGAATTAGGATATAAAAAAGTACTATATTTAGAAGGTGGATTATTAGCATGGGCTTTAGATGAAAGTCTACCAATGGATAGATTAGCAAACTATGAAAAATTAGTATATGCTGGTTGGATAAATGATTTGATAAATGGTAAAAAACCAGAAACTTATCGAGGAAAAAGGTATAAAATTTTTGAAGTGAGTTGGGGAAAGCCAAAAGATTATAATAAGGGACATATACCGGGAGCAATACATTTAGATACTAATGAAATTGAAAAAGAGCCTTTATGGAATAAAGTTTCAGATGAAGATATTGAAAAAATGTTATTGCGAAATGGTATTACTTATGATACAACGGTGATATTGTACGGTGCTGATAATATGGCAGCAGCTCGTGCAGCTTCTATTATGATGTATGCCGGAGTTAAAGATGTAAGGCTTTTAGATGGTGGTTTTAAAGCATGGTTAGATGCAGGTTTTGAAATAGAAACTAAAACTAATAAACCAACTCCTGTAAAAGAGTTTGGTGTAAAAGTTCCTGCTAAACCGGAATATATAATTGATATTCAAAAAGTAAAATCAATTCTTGCAGATAAAAATGCAGTACTTGTAAGTGTACGTAGTTGGGAAGAATATATAGGAAAAACAAAAGGGTATAGCTATATTAAACCAAAGGGACATATAGCTGGAGCAGTATGGGGACATGCTGGTTCAGACCCATATCACATGGAGGATTATAGAAATATTGATAATACAATGCGTAATTTCCACGAAATAGCAAAAAATTGGGAAGAATGGGGAATTACTCCTGACAAAAAAGTTGTATTTTATTGTGGTACAGGCTGGAGGGCAAGTGAAGCATTTTTTGCTGCTTATTTAATGGGCTGGAAAGATATTGCTGTATATGACGGTGGATGGTATGAATGGAGTATGGATAAGTCTAATCCAATAGAGGTTGGAGAACCTAAAAATAATAAATAA
- a CDS encoding small, acid-soluble spore protein, alpha/beta type, translating into MAKRNNVSPEARMAFQQLKEEIARELGVYDTVKKHGWGEVSSRNCGNIVKKALEKKLK; encoded by the coding sequence ATGGCTAAAAGAAATAATGTTTCTCCTGAAGCACGTATGGCTTTTCAACAGTTAAAAGAAGAAATAGCTAGAGAATTGGGAGTCTATGATACTGTCAAAAAACACGGTTGGGGAGAAGTTTCTTCAAGAAATTGTGGAAATATTGTAAAAAAAGCTTTAGAAAAGAAACTAAAATAA
- a CDS encoding SIMPL domain-containing protein has product MFKKTSAKYSYDYSYKNPFKKHDVKRYEKEKMKKEIKESKEEKRCSYILELEGKGTVKVKPDVATVTLGVITENEELEVAKIENSRKVERVLEVLKEMGIDDDDLQTETFSIEPQYDYEGGKKVFRGFKVTNKLTITIRNLEKIGEIIDTAIDSGANIVESIKFSIAQPDTYYNEALNLAILNTIEKARSIEHTLKVKVNMIPIKITEESYGYAYPVERTYMEAVDTTTIIQSGLIEITARVNTVFDYE; this is encoded by the coding sequence ATGTTTAAAAAAACATCGGCAAAGTATTCTTATGATTATTCATATAAAAATCCATTTAAAAAACATGATGTCAAGAGATATGAAAAAGAAAAGATGAAAAAAGAAATAAAAGAAAGTAAAGAAGAAAAAAGATGTAGTTATATTTTAGAATTGGAAGGTAAGGGAACTGTTAAAGTAAAGCCAGATGTTGCTACTGTTACTTTAGGAGTTATAACAGAAAATGAAGAATTAGAAGTTGCCAAAATTGAAAATTCTAGAAAGGTTGAAAGAGTACTTGAGGTATTAAAAGAAATGGGAATTGATGATGATGATTTACAGACAGAAACTTTTTCGATAGAACCTCAATATGATTATGAAGGAGGAAAGAAAGTTTTTAGAGGATTTAAAGTAACTAATAAACTTACAATAACGATAAGGAATTTAGAAAAAATTGGAGAAATTATAGATACAGCAATAGATAGCGGTGCAAACATTGTGGAAAGTATTAAATTTAGTATAGCACAGCCAGATACATATTATAATGAGGCTTTAAATCTTGCTATATTAAATACGATTGAAAAAGCTAGAAGTATAGAACATACTTTAAAAGTTAAAGTTAATATGATACCAATTAAAATAACAGAAGAAAGTTATGGTTATGCATATCCTGTTGAACGTACATATATGGAAGCAGTAGATACGACTACTATTATACAATCAGGTTTAATAGAAATAACGGCAAGGGTAAATACTGTATTTGATTATGAATAA
- a CDS encoding sensor histidine kinase, producing the protein MFNKLRTRLTLFILIGTIFSIAIVSIITNITLFQKFDYYLKSEQENRINQIVRHVKESYRVNGGWNEESFLNIEASPFISNFDLTIKDNNGNIIFTHHMKRNMMKMHMKMMGRMGKGFMSRRNLNKNFNINNGEYKIKSFELKDKGKIVGYIEIGYIGPFMVSEREVEFTKDINKAIMYAAFFSIVVAIILGIYFSKLFTRPILKIIEASNAISNGNLDIKIEEENKIEELSELSKSINHLSKSLKEQQKLRKRLTTDIAHELRTPLTILKSHVEAIIDGVWQPTKERMIIFKNEVDRLMKLVKQLKYLVDIESHEIILDVKEFEISKLLREIIEGFRYEFDKKNIVIKDDIKENIFINGDRDKISQVIINLLSNALKFTEAGGTVKVVLKDESDNIIISVEDNGIGIPEKDLPYIFERLYRSEKSRSRKTGGAGIGLTIAKMLIKAHDGEITVQSEEGKGTKFTIRLPKY; encoded by the coding sequence ATGTTTAATAAACTTAGAACGAGGTTAACATTATTTATTTTAATTGGAACGATATTTTCTATAGCTATTGTTAGTATAATAACAAATATTACTTTATTTCAAAAGTTTGATTATTATTTGAAAAGCGAGCAGGAAAATAGAATAAATCAAATAGTTAGACATGTTAAAGAGTCCTATCGAGTTAATGGAGGTTGGAATGAAGAAAGCTTTTTAAATATCGAAGCATCGCCTTTTATAAGTAATTTTGACTTAACTATTAAGGATAATAATGGAAATATAATATTTACCCATCATATGAAAAGAAATATGATGAAAATGCATATGAAGATGATGGGCAGAATGGGCAAAGGCTTTATGAGCAGAAGAAATTTAAATAAAAATTTTAATATAAATAATGGGGAATATAAAATAAAAAGCTTTGAGTTAAAAGATAAAGGTAAAATAGTAGGATATATTGAGATAGGATATATTGGTCCATTTATGGTATCCGAAAGGGAAGTAGAATTTACAAAAGATATTAATAAAGCAATAATGTATGCTGCATTCTTTTCAATTGTAGTGGCAATTATTTTAGGGATTTATTTTTCAAAACTGTTTACAAGACCTATTTTAAAAATAATAGAGGCTTCAAATGCTATAAGTAATGGTAATTTAGATATAAAAATTGAAGAAGAAAATAAGATAGAGGAACTTTCGGAACTTTCAAAATCGATAAATCATTTATCTAAATCTTTAAAAGAACAGCAAAAACTTAGAAAAAGACTTACTACAGATATTGCTCATGAGTTAAGAACGCCTCTTACAATATTAAAAAGTCATGTTGAAGCCATAATAGACGGTGTATGGCAGCCGACTAAGGAAAGAATGATAATATTTAAAAATGAAGTAGATAGATTGATGAAATTAGTAAAGCAGCTTAAGTATCTTGTTGATATAGAAAGTCATGAGATAATTTTAGATGTGAAGGAATTTGAAATATCAAAGTTATTAAGGGAAATTATAGAAGGATTTAGATATGAATTTGATAAAAAAAATATTGTAATCAAAGATGATATTAAAGAAAATATTTTTATAAATGGAGATAGAGATAAAATTAGTCAAGTAATAATAAATCTTTTATCAAATGCATTAAAATTTACTGAAGCTGGTGGAACAGTTAAAGTAGTTTTAAAGGATGAGAGCGATAATATAATTATTAGTGTTGAAGATAATGGTATAGGTATACCGGAAAAAGATTTGCCATATATATTTGAAAGGCTTTATCGAAGTGAAAAATCTAGGAGTCGAAAGACGGGTGGAGCAGGTATTGGACTTACTATAGCGAAGATGCTTATAAAGGCTCATGATGGAGAGATAACTGTGCAAAGTGAAGAAGGAAAAGGTACAAAATTTACTATAAGATTGCCAAAATATTAA
- a CDS encoding response regulator transcription factor, which yields MNKEKETILVVDDEQQIVSVVKAYLEKDGYTVYSAFDGKEALNIFENKDIDLIVLDLMLPDISGEEICKKIRIKSKVPILMLTAKVEEDDRVMGLNIGADDYMIKPFSPKELVARINAILRRTRQDEVKADIIEINNGDLEIDLKKMEVKKKGKVVKLTPTEFDILALFIRNIGRVFSREELVTKILGFDYEGYDRTIDVHIKNIRHKIDDEQFKYIKTVYGIGYKFVG from the coding sequence ATGAATAAAGAAAAAGAGACTATATTAGTAGTAGATGATGAGCAGCAAATAGTAAGTGTTGTTAAAGCATATTTAGAAAAAGATGGATATACAGTTTATAGTGCTTTTGATGGTAAAGAAGCTTTAAATATATTTGAAAATAAAGATATAGATTTAATAGTATTAGACCTTATGCTTCCAGATATCTCAGGTGAAGAAATATGTAAAAAAATTAGGATTAAGTCTAAAGTTCCTATACTCATGTTGACAGCAAAAGTAGAGGAAGATGATAGGGTTATGGGTTTAAATATAGGGGCAGATGATTACATGATAAAGCCATTTAGTCCAAAGGAGCTTGTAGCTAGAATAAATGCTATTTTAAGGAGAACAAGACAAGATGAAGTAAAGGCAGATATAATAGAAATTAATAATGGAGATTTAGAAATAGATTTAAAAAAGATGGAAGTAAAGAAAAAAGGTAAAGTTGTAAAGTTGACACCTACGGAATTTGATATACTAGCTTTATTTATTAGAAATATTGGCAGAGTATTTAGCAGAGAAGAACTTGTTACGAAGATTTTAGGGTTTGACTATGAAGGATATGATAGGACAATCGATGTACATATAAAAAATATAAGACATAAAATTGATGATGAACAGTTTAAGTATATAAAAACCGTTTATGGTATAGGATATAAATTTGTAGGGTGA